A single window of Zea mays cultivar B73 chromosome 10, Zm-B73-REFERENCE-NAM-5.0, whole genome shotgun sequence DNA harbors:
- the LOC103641916 gene encoding helicase sen1, whose product MERGRGGSGGRGGGRTFQRNNAGEEWPNLVGVVLSWSLADVMNKDLFKDKVKQIPSTFPNLKSYLECYTSPLLEELRAEMSSSLESLSTVPSVRISRIEEKRDKHEIYLASDCQVAKPHNRPECYTPSVGDVILLSDVKPGHISDTTRNGRPYRVAFVTDADGGDEYDDSPPAKYGIVASGKIDAADDERQDGKSTSLFAACLLNIVTYIRIWRCLDYEALRTNRGLIEKMVNYQPISSTSENSTEDAGPTDSVEIWTKLSAMELNTSQNDAVLNCISKMHSKSSTFTLIWGPPGTGKTKTISVLLWLMREMKHGTLVCAPTNLAIKQVASRFLKLVQEHSGDTRCLGDVLLIGNKERMCVDGDLKQIYLYDRVRRLFGCFAPLTGWKHHLSSLSDFLENGYSQYLQHLQDSQEGDTPSFFSYARKRFAVIYMELRRCFNDLLLHVPKSSILEVNYNSILLLLEMLEEFNHMIQCRYFGDEIRKVFLYSNDEPDQTNSSVVTLGKMRIKCLEELSTLLSCLKLPLTSSKPTIRDFCIKSASIVFCTVSSSTKITANKKVEFLVVDEAAQLKECETLIPLRLWTLKHAVLIGDECQLPATVKSKVCTDALFGRSLFERLSSLGHEKHLLNMQYRMHPSISIFPNTSFYEGRISDATNVMEKEHRRMYLPGSMFGPYSFINIEDGREERDELGHSKRNFVEAAVIEEILYRLRRACFKTKRKVTVGVICPYNAQVVAIQGKIEKMRFDPLQVKTNSVDGFQGGEEDIIILSTVRSNSVGKVGFLSNAQRANVCLTRARHCLWILGNATTLASSGSIWSDLVRDAKDRRCFFNASSDYVISHVIAKQRRDLDRVNVEKSIHISSSKNCRVWVETRSPNDLNEQGTSSTSVSHYAGIPSSDIVVVSEFQRPSNKNEDVEDITVIPNKENDKDINAMPVIPDKGNVVDGNHILAIPCAMLSNLARWCIRSFRS is encoded by the exons GTCAAGCAGATACCGTCCACGTTCCCCAACCTCAAGAGCTACCTGGAGTGCTACACCTCTCCATTGCTGGAGGAGCTGAGAGCTGAGATGTCGTCCAGCCTGGAATCCCTGTCAACCGTGCCTTCTGTCAGGATCTCACGGATAGAAGAAAAGAGAGACAAACACGAAATTTATCTGGCTTCTGATTGCCAGGTTGCTAAGCCACACAATCGCCCTGAATGCTACACTCCAAGTGTCGGTGATGTAATTCTCTTGTCCGATGTGAAGCCGGGCCACATTTCTGATACTACTCGCAACGGAAGGCCGTACCGAGTTGCCTTTGTCACAGATGCGGATGGAGGGGATGAATACGACGACTCACCACCGGCTAAGTATGGCATCGTAGCGTCAGGCAAAATCGATGCCGCCGATGACGAACGCCAAGATGGTAAAAGTACCTCACTTTTTGCTGCTTGTCTGCTCAACATTGTGACATACATCCGGATATGGCGTTGCCTTGATTATGAAGCACTCAGAACAAACCGAGGCCTTATAGAGAAGATGGTAAACTATCAGCCG ATTTCATCTACTTCAGAGAACAGCACGGAGGATGCTGGTCCAACTGACAGCGTGGAGATATGGACCAAGTTGTCTGCAATGGAACTTAACACTTCTCAGAACGATGCTGTCTTGAACTGCATTTCCAAAATGCACTCCAAGAGCAGCACATTTACCCTTATCTGGGGTCCTCCTGGCACAGGGAAGACAAAAACAATCAGTGTGCTGCTTTGGTTAATGAGAGAAATGAAGCATGGTACGCTCGTATGCGCACCAACAAACCTTGCCATCAAACAGGTTGCTTCACGTTTCTTGAAGCTGGTCCAAGAGCACTCTGGCGACACAAGGTGCTTGGGAGATGTCCTATTGATTGGCAACAAAGAGCGCATGTGTGTTGATGGTGACCTCAAACAAATATATTTATATGACCGTGTAAGGAGGCTTTTTGGCTGCTTTGCACCATTGACCGGATGGAAACATCACCTATCTTCCCTGTCTGATTTTCTTGAGAATGGCTACTCACAGTACCTCCAACATCTACAAGACAGTCAGGAAGGTGATACGCCTTCCTTTTTCTCTTACGCCAGAAAAAGATTTGCCGTTATTTATATGGAGCTCAGAAGATGTTTCAATGATTTGTTGTTACATGTCCCAAAATCCAGTATTCTGGAAGTGAATTACAACAGTATCCTTTTACTTCTTGAAATGCTTGAAGAGTTCAACCACATGATTCAGTGCAGGTATTTTGGGGATGAAATTAGGAAAGTTTTCTTGTACAGTAATGATGAACCTGATCAGACAAACTCGAGTGTAGTCACTCTTGGCAAAATGAGGATAAAATGCCTTGAGGAACTGAGCACTCTGTTAAGTTGCTTGAAGCTTCCTCTAACATCCTCAAAGCCTACCATTCGTGATTTCTGCATTAAAAGCGCTTCCATAGTTTTCTGTACTGTATCTAGCTCCACAAAAATAACCGCTAACAAAAAGGTAGAGTTTCTTGTGGTTGATGAGGCTGCCCAGCTGAAAGAATGTGAAACACTGATCCCTTTGCGTCTGTGGACCTTAAAGCATGCTGTTCTAATTGGTGATGAGTGCCAATTACCAGCAACAGTCAAAAGCAAG GTTTGCACTGATGCATTATTTGGAAGAAGCCTCTTTGAAAGGTTGAGTTCACTTGGACACGAAAAGCATCTACTTAATATGCAATACAGAATGCATCCTTCCATTAGTATTTTCCCGAACACTAGCTTTTATGAAGGGAGGATCTCAGATGCCACTAATGTCATGGAAAAAGAACACCGAAGGATGTATCTTCCAGGTTCTATGTTTGGTCCTTACTCATTTATAAATATTGAAGATGGAAGGGAGGAACGTGATGAACTTGGCCATAGCAAAAGAAACTTTGTAGAAGCTGCTGTCATTGAAGAAATATTATACCGTCTCCGAAGAG CTTGCTTTAAAACCAAAAGGAAAGTCACGGTTGGTGTCATATGCCCATACAATGCTCAAGTTGTAGCAATCCAAGGGAAAATAGAGAAAATGAGGTTCGACCCATTGCAAGTAAAAACTAATTCTGTCGATGGCTTTCAAGGTGGTGAAGAAGACATCATCATTTTATCAACTGTGAGGTCAAACTCGGTTGGGAAGGTAGGTTTTCTTTCAAACGCACAGCGGGCAAATGTGTGTTTGACACGGGCAAG ACATTGCCTTTGGATCCTAGGAAATGCAACAACTCTAGCAAGCAGTGGATCTATTTGGTCTGATCTAGTTCGTGATGCAAAGGATAGGCGGTGTTTCTTCAATGCCAGTAGCGACTATGTTATCTCTCACGTGATTGCTAAGCAAAGGAGAGATCTCGACAGAGTTAATGTTGAAAAGAGCATCCATATCTCAAGTTCCAAAAACTGCAGGGTTTGG GTTGAAACGCGATCCCCAAATGACCTGAATGAACAGGGCACTTCTTCGACGAGTGtttcacattacgctggaatcccGTCAAGTGACATTGTTGTTGTTTCTGAATTCCAGCGTCCAAGCAATAAAAATGAGGATGTCGAGGATATAACTGTCATTCCAAATAAAGAGAATGATAAGGATATCAATGCTATGCCCGTTATTCCAGATAAAGGGAATGTCGTTGATGGCAACCATATCCTCGCCATTCCTTGCGCCATGTTGAGTAATCTAGCTAGATGGTGTATCCGTTCGTTCCGATCTTAA